A part of Geothrix oryzae genomic DNA contains:
- the serS gene encoding serine--tRNA ligase → MLDANLLRNDLDAVAARLAERGYTLDRVRYQELDQRRRAALQEAEALKAERNRVSEEVGRLKRAKENADHLIAQQREVGDQLKALEAAEREIEAAFKDFLAGIPNPPHASVPSGRDEHANVEIKRWGQIPSIDAAKDHVELGTTLGILDLDRAAKISGARFSVLKGQGAKLERALISFMLDRQTGAGYTEVIPPYLVNAESMYGTGQLPKFEQDLFKTPHGDGALYLIPTAEVPVTNLYRDEILAAESLPLRHCAFTPCFRSEAGSYGKDTKGIIRQHQFHKVELVTFAAAEQAEAELERLTADAEAILEALGLPYRRMLLCTGDMGFSSQKTYDLEVWLPSQNTYREISSCSWFGDFQARRANIRARGKEGKPAFVNTLNGSGLAVGRTWVAILENYQQPDGSIRVPEVLQPYVGAAVIR, encoded by the coding sequence ATGCTCGACGCCAACCTCCTGCGCAACGATCTCGACGCCGTGGCGGCCCGATTGGCCGAGCGCGGCTACACGCTGGACCGGGTCCGCTACCAGGAGCTGGACCAGCGCCGCCGCGCCGCCCTGCAGGAGGCGGAGGCGCTGAAGGCCGAGCGGAACCGCGTGAGCGAGGAGGTGGGCCGTCTCAAGCGGGCCAAGGAGAACGCGGACCACCTCATCGCCCAGCAGCGCGAGGTGGGGGACCAGCTCAAGGCGCTGGAAGCCGCCGAGCGCGAGATCGAGGCGGCCTTCAAGGACTTCCTCGCGGGCATCCCCAACCCGCCCCACGCCAGCGTACCCAGCGGCCGCGACGAGCACGCCAATGTCGAGATCAAGCGCTGGGGCCAGATCCCCAGCATCGATGCGGCCAAAGACCATGTGGAGCTGGGCACGACCCTGGGCATCCTCGACCTGGACCGCGCGGCCAAGATCAGCGGCGCGCGCTTCTCGGTCCTGAAGGGCCAGGGCGCCAAGTTGGAGCGGGCCCTCATCTCGTTCATGCTCGATCGCCAGACCGGTGCGGGCTACACCGAGGTCATCCCGCCCTACCTGGTGAACGCGGAGAGCATGTACGGCACGGGCCAGCTGCCGAAGTTCGAGCAGGACCTGTTCAAGACCCCCCATGGCGACGGGGCGCTGTATCTGATCCCCACGGCGGAAGTGCCCGTCACGAACCTGTACCGTGACGAGATCCTGGCGGCGGAATCGCTGCCCCTGCGCCACTGCGCCTTCACCCCCTGCTTCCGCAGCGAGGCGGGCAGCTACGGCAAGGACACCAAGGGCATCATCCGCCAGCACCAGTTCCACAAGGTCGAGCTGGTGACCTTCGCCGCCGCGGAGCAGGCGGAGGCGGAGCTGGAACGCCTCACCGCGGACGCGGAGGCCATCCTAGAGGCCCTCGGCCTGCCCTACCGCCGGATGCTGCTCTGCACGGGCGACATGGGCTTCAGCAGCCAGAAGACCTACGACCTGGAGGTGTGGCTGCCCTCGCAGAACACCTACCGGGAGATCAGCTCCTGCAGCTGGTTCGGCGACTTCCAGGCCCGGCGCGCCAACATCCGCGCCCGCGGCAAGGAGGGCAAGCCGGCCTTCGTGAACACCCTGAACGGCAGCGGCCTGGCCGTGGGCCGCACCTGGGTGGCCATCCTCGAGAACTACCAGCAGCCCGACGGCAGCATCCGGGTGCCCGAGGTGCTGCAGCCCTATGTGGGCGCGGCGGTGATCCGCTGA
- a CDS encoding class IV adenylate cyclase: MKHKPALETELKLRIPATGPYRPLLEALGFRETVPAQAETSVLWDRNGELRTAGSALRTRAFAGQSRLTWKGPKVPDPILKIRPEHETGIEDGPSLEAILRALGFEPILRMEKVRAVWERAELEACLDETPFGCYLELEGEPQAIRAAMEGLGLAPDRAEPRSYPELYQAHGLG, encoded by the coding sequence ATGAAGCACAAACCCGCCCTGGAGACCGAGCTGAAACTGCGCATCCCGGCCACCGGCCCGTACCGCCCCCTGCTGGAGGCCCTGGGGTTCCGAGAGACCGTCCCCGCCCAGGCGGAAACCAGCGTGCTCTGGGATCGCAACGGGGAGCTGCGAACGGCGGGTTCCGCCCTCCGCACCCGCGCCTTCGCCGGTCAGTCCCGCCTGACCTGGAAGGGCCCCAAGGTGCCCGATCCGATCCTGAAGATCCGCCCCGAGCACGAGACCGGCATCGAGGATGGACCCTCCCTGGAGGCCATCCTCCGCGCCCTCGGCTTCGAGCCCATCCTGCGCATGGAGAAGGTGCGGGCCGTGTGGGAGCGGGCGGAACTGGAAGCCTGCCTCGACGAGACGCCCTTCGGTTGCTACCTCGAATTGGAGGGTGAGCCCCAGGCCATCCGCGCCGCCATGGAGGGCCTGGGCCTTGCCCCCGACCGCGCCGAGCCCCGCAGCTACCCCGAGCTGTACCAGGCGCACGGCCTGGGTTGA
- a CDS encoding response regulator, translating into MPRLLLVDDNPSIHRIAESLLAHTDVELVCVDSAAEALDRIARGERFDVALVDTAMPGMDGWTLLGRLRAMPETAHLPIALMAGVLDPVDPSKLAKAPVQGFLKKPIELRELGDRVKALLLTPVVSTPEPSAFTTVPATSAKDLVRMAEASLPEFRPEPAPAESHPAQDLELPVTEDDLLVLTAEDLWPEEAPAAPGADKAEAAAPEIHLELEELDLESLQDLAAEPATLASGMPAPEVVEPLAAHSEAPATPDAAVPAAVLAELPIDEDAVTLSGLEALDVFPTDMDLPPLPEVEPPAKAAGFSGGMAAVGAAGLAAAAAALLGETHEPAFAQAVTPVPAVPELAPAPEPVAEPAPEPAFEPATAAAPAAAGQAPAVPGQGAGQPTVPAEQAQALVQALLADPVLVDALVKAVVARMGDQVVREIAWEVMPDLAGRLQR; encoded by the coding sequence ATGCCACGCCTCCTCCTCGTGGACGACAATCCGAGCATCCACCGCATTGCCGAATCCCTTCTGGCCCACACGGATGTGGAACTGGTCTGCGTCGATTCCGCGGCGGAGGCCCTGGATCGCATCGCACGCGGTGAGCGGTTCGATGTGGCCCTGGTGGACACCGCCATGCCCGGCATGGACGGCTGGACCCTCCTGGGCCGCCTGCGGGCCATGCCGGAGACCGCCCATCTGCCCATCGCCCTCATGGCCGGCGTCCTCGATCCCGTGGACCCTTCCAAGCTGGCGAAGGCCCCGGTGCAGGGCTTCCTGAAGAAGCCCATCGAACTGCGGGAGCTGGGCGACCGCGTGAAGGCCCTCCTGCTCACGCCGGTGGTGAGCACGCCCGAGCCTTCCGCCTTCACCACGGTCCCCGCCACCTCCGCCAAGGACCTGGTGCGGATGGCGGAAGCCTCCCTGCCCGAGTTCCGCCCGGAACCGGCGCCCGCGGAATCCCACCCGGCCCAGGATCTGGAGCTGCCCGTCACCGAGGACGACCTCCTGGTGCTCACCGCTGAGGACCTCTGGCCGGAGGAGGCCCCCGCCGCTCCCGGGGCCGATAAGGCCGAGGCCGCGGCGCCCGAGATCCATCTGGAACTCGAGGAGCTGGACCTGGAAAGCCTCCAGGACCTCGCCGCCGAGCCTGCGACGCTGGCGTCGGGGATGCCGGCTCCCGAGGTGGTCGAACCCCTGGCGGCGCACTCGGAAGCCCCGGCGACGCCCGATGCGGCGGTCCCTGCGGCGGTTCTGGCCGAGCTTCCCATCGATGAGGACGCCGTCACCCTCTCGGGGCTCGAGGCGCTGGATGTCTTTCCGACCGACATGGACCTGCCCCCCCTGCCCGAAGTGGAGCCCCCCGCGAAGGCGGCGGGATTCTCCGGGGGCATGGCGGCGGTGGGGGCCGCAGGTCTCGCCGCCGCAGCCGCGGCGCTGCTGGGGGAGACGCACGAGCCGGCCTTCGCCCAGGCCGTGACGCCGGTTCCGGCGGTCCCAGAATTGGCACCGGCACCGGAGCCGGTCGCCGAGCCCGCTCCCGAGCCCGCGTTTGAGCCCGCGACCGCGGCGGCCCCTGCCGCAGCCGGGCAGGCCCCTGCCGTTCCCGGTCAGGGCGCCGGCCAGCCCACCGTGCCCGCGGAGCAGGCCCAGGCCCTCGTCCAGGCCCTCCTGGCGGATCCCGTCCTGGTGGACGCCCTGGTCAAGGCAGTGGTCGCGCGCATGGGCGATCAGGTGGTCCGCGAGATCGCCTGGGAAGTCATGCCGGATCTGGCGGGAAGATTGCAGAGGTAG
- a CDS encoding serine/threonine-protein kinase produces MLTRLGKFEIVRLLAQGSMGEVYVGRDPIIGREVAIKVIHPSAGMGPEARERFAMEARAAGVLNHPNIVTIHEMGEEQGVLYLAMELVKGEDLGTLIRAGTITPQDALEVLAQVCDGLAVAHRQKVLHRDIKPSNIRVVWDGKNLQAKVLDFGVAKVFNSDATDEGTVFGTVNYMAPEYLQSGRSDPRSDLFAVGVILFEALAGVPPFDGPSPGAVIYRLLHETPPLLSQQACRGISRDVQGILNRALGKDPANRFQTAEELAAVLRSAKDPAWRWDQERPTQAHQVRRPAPGRVPAPPTPPRGLPILRPPASRLEAPPAARESGRETPRSTDGSQGRAEVRRDVLETTRRQLTQALEIDPGNAGAHALLLVTLYRLGQLDAMMQCLRRARDRGLPASTLRGVPRCAQLVIDEERAYRLPLELHQEFMSYLGA; encoded by the coding sequence GTGTTGACGCGCCTTGGGAAGTTCGAAATCGTCCGGTTGCTCGCCCAGGGAAGCATGGGTGAGGTGTATGTGGGCCGGGATCCGATCATCGGCCGCGAGGTGGCCATCAAGGTCATCCATCCCTCGGCCGGCATGGGGCCGGAGGCCCGCGAGCGCTTCGCCATGGAGGCCCGCGCCGCCGGGGTGCTGAACCACCCGAACATCGTCACGATCCACGAAATGGGGGAAGAGCAGGGCGTGCTCTACCTCGCCATGGAGCTGGTGAAGGGGGAGGACCTGGGCACGCTCATCCGGGCGGGCACCATCACGCCCCAGGATGCGCTCGAGGTGCTGGCCCAGGTCTGCGATGGCCTCGCCGTGGCCCATCGCCAGAAGGTGCTCCATCGGGACATCAAGCCCTCAAACATCCGCGTGGTCTGGGATGGGAAGAACCTCCAGGCCAAGGTGCTGGACTTCGGCGTGGCCAAGGTCTTCAACTCGGACGCCACGGACGAGGGCACGGTGTTCGGGACCGTGAACTACATGGCGCCGGAGTACCTCCAGAGCGGCCGCTCGGATCCCCGCAGCGACCTCTTTGCCGTGGGCGTGATCCTGTTCGAGGCCCTGGCCGGCGTGCCGCCCTTTGACGGTCCCAGCCCCGGCGCGGTGATCTACCGCCTGCTCCACGAGACGCCCCCCCTGCTGTCCCAGCAGGCCTGCCGGGGCATCAGCCGGGATGTGCAGGGCATCCTGAACCGCGCCTTGGGGAAGGACCCGGCGAACCGTTTCCAGACGGCGGAGGAGCTGGCGGCCGTGCTGCGCTCGGCCAAGGATCCCGCCTGGCGCTGGGATCAGGAGCGCCCCACCCAGGCCCACCAGGTCCGGCGCCCCGCGCCCGGGCGGGTACCGGCTCCGCCGACGCCTCCCCGGGGCCTGCCGATTCTCCGGCCCCCGGCATCGCGGTTGGAGGCTCCTCCCGCCGCCCGCGAAAGCGGCCGCGAGACTCCCCGGAGCACGGACGGCTCCCAGGGCCGCGCCGAGGTCCGCCGGGATGTCCTCGAGACCACCCGGCGCCAGTTGACCCAGGCCCTTGAGATCGATCCCGGCAATGCGGGCGCTCATGCCCTGCTCCTGGTCACCCTCTACCGGCTCGGGCAGCTGGACGCGATGATGCAGTGCCTGCGCCGGGCCCGGGACCGGGGCCTCCCGGCCTCGACCTTGCGGGGTGTTCCCCGGTGCGCCCAGCTGGTGATCGACGAGGAGCGCGCCTACCGCCTGCCCCTGGAGCTGCACCAGGAGTTCATGAGCTACCTGGGCGCCTGA
- a CDS encoding ABC transporter ATP-binding protein, whose translation MREVSLAIAPGQAWGVVGESGAGKSTLVNLVLGLLDPTEGRITLEGRPWSPLAESERRPRRPRVQAVFQDPLASLPPHRTGWEILQEPLEVWRRGTAVERREAAARMAARVKFPEAALAQRPAAWSGGLGQRLCLGRALMLEPALLVLDEPFSALDPTLAGHLLALLLELKAEGTALLLVSHDLPSVQVLCDRLLVLQDGRPAGEGTVGQLRSGPADPEVQAPGTAGFQPAAPGV comes from the coding sequence CTGAGGGAAGTCTCCCTGGCCATCGCGCCGGGCCAGGCCTGGGGCGTCGTGGGGGAGAGCGGGGCCGGCAAGAGCACCCTGGTGAACCTGGTGCTGGGTCTGCTCGATCCCACCGAGGGCCGGATCACGCTCGAGGGCCGGCCCTGGTCGCCCCTGGCGGAGTCGGAGCGCCGGCCCCGCCGCCCGCGCGTCCAGGCCGTATTTCAGGATCCGCTGGCCAGCCTGCCGCCCCACCGCACGGGCTGGGAGATCCTCCAGGAGCCATTGGAGGTCTGGCGTCGCGGAACCGCGGTGGAACGAAGGGAGGCGGCGGCCCGCATGGCGGCCCGGGTGAAGTTTCCCGAAGCGGCCCTGGCCCAGCGCCCCGCGGCCTGGTCGGGCGGATTGGGCCAGCGGCTCTGCCTGGGGCGGGCCCTCATGCTGGAGCCGGCCCTGCTGGTGCTGGATGAGCCCTTCTCAGCCCTGGATCCCACCCTGGCCGGGCACCTGCTGGCCCTGCTGCTGGAGCTGAAGGCGGAGGGCACGGCCCTCCTGCTCGTGAGCCACGACCTGCCTTCGGTCCAGGTCCTCTGCGACCGGCTGCTCGTGCTCCAGGACGGCCGGCCGGCGGGGGAGGGGACTGTCGGGCAGCTGCGGTCCGGCCCCGCGGATCCGGAGGTACAAGCTCCGGGGACTGCCGGCTTCCAGCCTGCAGCCCCCGGGGTCTGA
- a CDS encoding asparaginase, producing MRTILLLHTGGTLGMAPSGDPASLAPGRFLDHLLEQVPELGQMAKLSVEVPFNQDSACLEPSDILTLAARIRAAARDFSGFVIIHGTDTMAFTASCLGFLLADLGKPVVLTGSQRPLAFVRSDARSNLVNAVDLACRGIPEVGICFGTHWIRGVAADKLSVHQFEAFQSPNLPPLAEIGAEIRLHPEVGQFLRQVPAGLGGAFDLNIHTVTPHPGMAWSPAPAGAKAVLIQAFGAGNLPTGRADLEALFRDGERRKLPVVVISQCPYGGVDLSAYELGQKIQAWGAISGGLHTRWAALAKLGLVLGAGGGIAEAREAFGMAWAGEPMPGGSWPQV from the coding sequence ATGCGTACGATCCTGCTCCTCCATACCGGCGGCACCCTGGGCATGGCACCCAGCGGGGACCCGGCCTCTCTCGCGCCGGGGCGGTTCCTGGACCACCTGCTGGAACAGGTGCCGGAGCTGGGCCAGATGGCGAAGCTCTCGGTGGAGGTGCCCTTCAACCAGGACTCGGCCTGCCTGGAGCCTTCGGACATCCTGACCCTGGCGGCCCGCATCCGCGCCGCCGCGCGGGACTTCAGCGGCTTCGTCATCATCCACGGCACGGACACGATGGCGTTCACGGCCTCCTGCCTGGGCTTCCTGCTGGCGGACCTGGGCAAGCCCGTGGTACTGACGGGCAGCCAGCGGCCCCTGGCCTTCGTCCGGAGCGACGCCCGCAGCAACCTGGTGAACGCCGTCGACCTGGCCTGCCGCGGCATCCCCGAAGTGGGCATCTGCTTCGGCACCCACTGGATCCGCGGCGTGGCGGCCGACAAGCTCAGCGTCCACCAGTTCGAGGCCTTCCAGAGCCCGAACTTGCCGCCCCTGGCCGAAATCGGGGCGGAGATCCGCCTGCATCCGGAAGTGGGCCAGTTCCTCCGTCAGGTCCCCGCGGGGCTGGGGGGTGCGTTCGACCTGAACATCCACACGGTCACGCCCCACCCGGGCATGGCCTGGAGCCCCGCGCCGGCGGGCGCCAAGGCGGTGCTGATCCAGGCCTTCGGCGCCGGCAACCTGCCCACGGGCCGCGCCGACCTGGAAGCCCTCTTCCGCGACGGCGAACGGCGGAAGCTGCCGGTGGTGGTGATCTCCCAGTGCCCCTATGGCGGCGTGGACCTCTCCGCCTATGAGCTGGGGCAGAAGATCCAGGCGTGGGGCGCCATCTCCGGCGGCCTGCATACCCGCTGGGCCGCCCTGGCCAAGCTCGGGCTGGTGCTGGGCGCCGGGGGGGGAATCGCCGAAGCGCGGGAGGCCTTCGGGATGGCGTGGGCCGGAGAGCCCATGCCCGGAGGATCGTGGCCGCAGGTCTGA
- a CDS encoding MerR family transcriptional regulator: MGKVEPDLLSIGDICSETGLSADVVRVWERRYGFPMPLRLPSGHRRYRREDLHRLRLMAEAVAQGHRPAVVARSSEADLKRLLVPEGHPVVEALFLAVVAMDTEGIRRLLREALVRLPWKPFLQQVVSPLLDRVGMAWADGSLGVHQEHLLTEILEDFLRELRQGCQPRPGQGIVLLATLPGERHRLGLLMAALAYAAAGLRTELLGVDLPVASIAHAARTLKVDRVAVSLSIQSSGETARRLLMDLKDRLPRECRLLIGGQGAARTRKIEGVERRSGLEVS, encoded by the coding sequence ATGGGCAAAGTGGAACCGGACCTGCTGAGCATCGGGGACATCTGCTCGGAGACGGGCCTCTCGGCCGATGTGGTGCGGGTGTGGGAGCGCCGCTACGGCTTCCCCATGCCCCTCCGGCTGCCTTCCGGCCACCGCCGCTACCGGCGGGAGGACCTCCACCGCCTGAGGCTCATGGCCGAGGCGGTGGCCCAGGGGCACCGGCCGGCCGTGGTGGCCCGGTCCTCGGAAGCGGACCTGAAGCGTCTGTTGGTCCCCGAAGGCCACCCCGTGGTGGAGGCGCTGTTCCTGGCGGTGGTGGCCATGGATACGGAGGGCATCCGGCGCCTGCTGCGGGAGGCCCTGGTCCGGCTGCCCTGGAAGCCCTTCCTCCAGCAGGTGGTGTCGCCGCTGCTGGACCGGGTGGGCATGGCCTGGGCCGACGGGAGCCTCGGCGTCCATCAGGAGCACCTGCTCACGGAGATCCTCGAAGACTTCCTCCGGGAGCTGAGGCAGGGCTGTCAGCCCCGGCCCGGCCAGGGGATCGTGCTGCTGGCCACCCTGCCCGGCGAACGCCACCGGCTGGGGCTGCTCATGGCGGCCCTGGCCTATGCCGCCGCGGGCCTGCGCACGGAGCTGCTGGGGGTGGACCTACCCGTGGCCAGCATCGCCCACGCGGCCCGCACCCTGAAGGTGGACCGCGTGGCGGTGAGCCTGTCCATCCAGAGTTCCGGGGAGACCGCCCGGCGTCTCCTCATGGACCTGAAGGACCGACTGCCCCGGGAGTGCCGGCTGCTCATCGGCGGGCAGGGCGCGGCGCGGACCCGGAAGATCGAAGGGGTGGAGCGCCGGTCGGGGCTCGAGGTGAGCTAG
- a CDS encoding YoaK family protein, with the protein MRRIPRYIQMIAARYIRRLLGKRLAGHQLQAAVETALATLPIQEKLLVREGALRSEALNRQLAWAMAFVAGAVNAGGFLAVSHYTSHMTGVVSSMADELADGDLTTALAALAMMLSFFAGAFVCTTLISFGQRRRMRSRYALTLVLEAVLMLVFGFMGNQLQQEIRFTLPSTVMLLCFIMGLHNAVTSIISGAAVRTTHLTGTVTDIGIELSRLTYVNVHHRHGRERIVANRQKLRLLLLILVSFLAGGVVGALGFRHIGFKVTVPLAGFVCFLAARPLLLELRLLLHRLRRQWSPDDSGFSD; encoded by the coding sequence ATGCGCCGCATCCCCCGCTACATCCAGATGATCGCAGCCCGCTACATCCGGCGGCTGCTGGGGAAGCGCCTGGCCGGACATCAGCTGCAGGCGGCGGTGGAAACCGCGCTGGCCACCCTGCCCATCCAGGAGAAGCTGCTGGTGCGGGAGGGGGCGCTCCGATCCGAGGCCCTCAATCGCCAGCTGGCCTGGGCCATGGCCTTCGTGGCCGGGGCGGTGAACGCCGGCGGCTTCCTGGCCGTCAGCCACTACACCTCCCACATGACCGGGGTGGTCTCCTCCATGGCGGACGAACTGGCCGATGGCGACCTCACCACCGCCCTGGCCGCCCTCGCCATGATGCTGAGCTTCTTCGCGGGAGCCTTCGTCTGCACCACGCTCATCAGCTTCGGCCAGCGACGCCGCATGCGCAGCCGCTACGCCTTGACCCTGGTGCTGGAGGCCGTGCTGATGCTGGTGTTCGGGTTCATGGGGAACCAGCTGCAGCAGGAGATCCGCTTCACCCTGCCCAGCACCGTGATGCTGCTCTGCTTCATCATGGGCCTGCACAACGCCGTGACCTCGATCATCTCCGGCGCCGCCGTGCGCACCACGCACCTGACGGGCACGGTGACGGACATCGGCATCGAGCTGAGCCGGCTCACCTATGTGAATGTCCACCATCGCCACGGCCGCGAGCGCATCGTCGCCAACCGGCAGAAGCTGCGCCTGCTCCTGCTCATCCTGGTCTCCTTCCTGGCGGGCGGCGTGGTGGGGGCCCTGGGCTTCCGGCACATCGGCTTCAAGGTGACGGTGCCCCTGGCGGGCTTCGTCTGCTTCCTGGCGGCCCGGCCCCTGCTGCTGGAGCTGCGCCTGCTCCTGCACCGCCTCCGCCGCCAGTGGTCGCCCGACGACTCCGGCTTTTCTGACTGA
- a CDS encoding trans-sulfuration enzyme family protein: protein MNPEGRFDTRCIHAGQAPDPTNGAIMTPVYFTSTYIQEGLGINKGFDYARVRNPTRDALEGNLAALEGGAHGMAFGSGMAAVQAIFEQLSSGDHVVLGDNVYGGTFRLLDKVMTRFGLSYTQVDTGDLAAFQAALRPNTKLVMLETPTNPMLGITDIPGVRRVMTQAGCTAVLAVDNTFATPYNQRPLELGADLVFHSTTKYLNGHSDSIGGIAITNREDIAEGLRFHQKAAGGILSPMESWLILRGTKTLHLRMERHNRSALQIARWLEARKDLKAVYYPGLESHPQHALAKQQMKGFSGIVSFDTGDAERTRRMASSFKVFSLAESLGGVESLVCHPASMTHGSVPEADRQRLGINDNLLRLSVGVEDVQDLIEDLERVLKV from the coding sequence ATGAACCCCGAAGGCCGTTTCGATACCCGCTGCATCCATGCAGGCCAGGCGCCGGATCCCACCAACGGCGCCATCATGACGCCGGTCTACTTCACCAGCACCTACATCCAGGAAGGGCTGGGCATCAACAAGGGCTTCGACTACGCCCGCGTGCGCAACCCCACCCGCGACGCCCTGGAGGGCAACCTGGCGGCGCTGGAGGGCGGCGCCCACGGCATGGCCTTCGGCTCGGGCATGGCGGCGGTGCAGGCCATCTTCGAGCAGCTCTCCAGCGGCGACCATGTGGTGCTGGGCGACAATGTCTACGGCGGCACCTTCCGTCTGCTGGACAAGGTGATGACCCGCTTCGGCCTCTCGTACACCCAGGTGGATACCGGCGATCTGGCGGCCTTCCAGGCGGCGCTGCGTCCGAACACCAAGCTGGTGATGCTGGAGACGCCCACCAATCCCATGCTGGGGATCACGGATATTCCCGGGGTGCGGCGCGTGATGACGCAGGCGGGCTGCACGGCCGTGCTGGCGGTGGACAACACCTTCGCCACGCCCTACAACCAGCGGCCCCTGGAGTTGGGCGCGGACCTGGTCTTCCATTCCACGACCAAGTACCTGAACGGCCACAGCGACTCCATCGGCGGCATCGCCATCACCAACCGAGAGGACATCGCCGAGGGCCTGCGCTTCCACCAGAAGGCCGCCGGCGGCATCCTCTCGCCCATGGAGTCCTGGCTCATCCTGCGGGGCACCAAGACGCTGCACCTCCGCATGGAGCGCCACAACCGGAGCGCCCTCCAGATCGCCCGCTGGCTGGAGGCCCGCAAGGACCTGAAGGCCGTCTACTACCCCGGCCTGGAATCCCACCCCCAGCACGCCCTCGCCAAGCAGCAGATGAAGGGCTTCTCGGGCATCGTCAGCTTCGATACGGGCGACGCCGAGCGCACCCGGCGCATGGCCTCGTCGTTCAAGGTGTTCTCCCTGGCCGAAAGCCTCGGCGGTGTGGAGAGCCTCGTCTGCCACCCCGCCAGCATGACCCATGGCAGCGTGCCCGAGGCCGACCGCCAGCGCCTCGGCATCAACGACAACCTCCTGCGCCTCAGCGTGGGCGTGGAGGATGTCCAGGACCTCATCGAGGACCTGGAGCGGGTCCTGAAGGTCTAA